ACCACAAATGATTACCCCCCCTGCCCCCCCTGTTTCACAGGGGGGGTGCCCGAAGGGCGGGGGGGTTCAGGAGTCTATGTACCTTTCACCCGTTACGAGTGCTTTTCCCTGTAGTTTTTTATCGCCTCGTGCAGGGCGTCGGCGGCGAGGTTCGAGCAGTGCATCTTCTGCGTCGGCAAACCGTCGAGGGCTTCGGCGACGGCGGCGTTGGT
The DNA window shown above is from Desulfuromonadales bacterium and carries:
- a CDS encoding iron-sulfur cluster assembly scaffold protein; the protein is TNAAVAEALDGLPTQKMHCSNLAADALHEAIKNYREKHS